From Levilactobacillus zymae, a single genomic window includes:
- a CDS encoding PLP-dependent aminotransferase family protein, giving the protein MLTLNRQSHEQLYHQLYRQLRAEIETGVRQPGQVLASTRFLAQQLRVSRNTVDHAYQDLVAEGYVVSKPGAGYHVAQQLPYLTDMGTLAQPATTEKFRYDFTESYDHLRLFPKQAWRNAEQAMMFTGLPHIQPANGDLQYRRQLVAMLARVKGIHATPEQLVVTSGFNEAAGIIANLLSELTTGQLGVANPTAPNARHVWPRLDVPTVPFTPETPPTSWPAALGYLLTPTHNFPTSYGFTVAERHRLTTWARATQRYLIELDTDGTLDYGGTPAPALANDYPERTFYYSNYDDTLGSALCLGFLVIPADLVPTYQAKYSKLPNRNSQWQQQIVSHLIANDALERFMRQLTLVYANRRQLLLDTLQTAFGAALVPMGAPAGTFVTLHLTTGERASDVIATAAQAGVGLVDPDRCWVDCREDYQSLVLSFRQVDDAQIIAGVHAWQTVWRPRT; this is encoded by the coding sequence ATGTTAACCCTGAACCGACAGAGTCACGAACAACTCTATCACCAACTCTACCGCCAACTACGCGCCGAGATTGAGACCGGCGTGCGGCAGCCGGGCCAAGTCCTGGCCAGCACCCGCTTTTTGGCCCAGCAATTGCGAGTCAGCCGCAACACGGTCGACCACGCGTACCAGGACCTGGTCGCGGAAGGTTACGTCGTCAGTAAGCCCGGTGCCGGCTATCACGTGGCCCAGCAGCTTCCCTACCTGACGGACATGGGCACCCTGGCCCAACCGGCGACCACCGAGAAATTTCGTTACGACTTCACGGAAAGTTACGACCACCTGCGGCTATTTCCCAAGCAGGCCTGGCGTAACGCCGAACAGGCCATGATGTTTACCGGCCTGCCCCACATCCAACCGGCCAACGGGGACTTGCAGTACCGACGCCAACTGGTGGCCATGCTGGCCCGCGTCAAGGGTATCCACGCCACGCCGGAACAACTGGTGGTCACCAGTGGCTTCAACGAGGCGGCCGGGATCATCGCCAACCTCCTGTCCGAACTGACCACGGGCCAACTGGGCGTGGCGAATCCCACGGCGCCCAATGCCCGCCACGTGTGGCCGCGCTTAGACGTGCCCACGGTGCCCTTCACTCCGGAAACACCGCCTACCAGTTGGCCGGCGGCGTTGGGTTACCTCCTGACGCCCACGCACAACTTTCCCACCAGCTACGGCTTTACGGTCGCCGAGCGGCACCGCCTGACCACCTGGGCCCGGGCGACGCAACGCTACCTGATCGAACTGGACACCGACGGCACGTTGGACTACGGTGGCACCCCCGCGCCGGCGTTGGCCAACGACTATCCCGAGCGAACGTTTTACTATAGCAACTACGACGATACGCTGGGCTCGGCACTGTGCCTAGGCTTTCTGGTGATCCCCGCGGACCTGGTGCCGACCTACCAGGCAAAATACAGTAAATTGCCCAACCGTAATTCCCAGTGGCAACAACAAATCGTCAGCCACCTCATCGCTAACGACGCGTTAGAACGCTTTATGCGCCAGCTCACGCTAGTCTATGCCAATCGCCGTCAACTCCTCTTAGATACCCTGCAAACGGCCTTTGGCGCCGCGTTGGTGCCCATGGGTGCGCCCGCGGGAACGTTCGTCACCCTGCACTTGACCACCGGCGAACGGGCCAGTGACGTGATCGCCACGGCGGCCCAAGCCGGCGTCGGTCTCGTGGACCCCGACCGTTGTTGGGTCGATTGCCGCGAAGATTACCAAAGCTTGGTCTTAAGTTTTCGCCAGGTCGACGATGCCCAAATCATTGCGGGGGTGCATGCCTGGCAAACCGTGTGGCGGCCCCGCACCTAA
- a CDS encoding NAD(P)H-dependent oxidoreductase has translation MKILLINAHPDYQNPQRTINQLTATAQATIAAQAPHAAVETLTLYDPATQLPRITADTLAATEMSPVQRHLIDQWKAADLTVILMPLHNFNVVSKLKDYIDNVFIAGETFKYTADGSVGLLSNQHKVVYVQSSGSDYAHDFRYVTADIAPYYLRTIMSLMGITAMEVIRAQGLDLANSDKPAIVEATKRQLQAYLTKVLAATD, from the coding sequence ATGAAAATCTTATTAATTAATGCTCATCCCGATTACCAAAATCCCCAGCGCACGATCAACCAGTTGACCGCCACGGCCCAAGCGACTATTGCGGCGCAGGCGCCGCACGCCGCGGTTGAGACGCTGACGCTCTACGACCCGGCCACTCAGCTTCCCCGGATTACGGCCGACACGTTGGCGGCAACGGAAATGTCACCGGTCCAACGGCACCTGATCGACCAGTGGAAGGCCGCCGATTTGACCGTGATTTTGATGCCGCTGCACAACTTCAACGTGGTCAGCAAGCTTAAGGACTATATCGACAACGTCTTTATTGCCGGCGAGACCTTCAAGTACACGGCCGACGGGTCGGTGGGCCTGCTGAGTAACCAACACAAGGTGGTTTACGTTCAGTCTAGTGGTAGTGACTACGCCCACGATTTCCGGTACGTGACCGCCGACATCGCGCCGTATTATCTTCGGACCATCATGAGTCTGATGGGTATCACGGCCATGGAAGTCATTCGCGCGCAGGGACTAGATCTGGCCAATAGCGACAAACCCGCCATCGTGGAAGCCACGAAGCGTCAGTTGCAAGCTTACCTGACCAAAGTGTTGGCAGCGACCGACTAG
- a CDS encoding sugar O-acetyltransferase: protein MEELEKLKAGDWYDFRDPAVAQRKARAAQLCQEFNAIPATAPDRQTAKIREIFGSTGQRVSVQATFNCDYGKNIHVGEDFLSNYNLTILDIAPVTFGHNVMVGPNVDIYTVNHPLTPTGRRGYLAKAQPVTIGSDVWIGGKVTINPGVTIGNNVVIASGAVVTHDVPDNVLVGGVPAQVIRPLAEK from the coding sequence ATGGAAGAATTAGAGAAGCTAAAGGCGGGCGACTGGTACGATTTTCGGGACCCCGCGGTGGCACAACGCAAGGCACGAGCGGCGCAACTCTGTCAGGAGTTCAATGCGATTCCGGCGACGGCGCCGGACCGACAAACGGCCAAGATTCGTGAAATCTTTGGGTCTACCGGCCAACGGGTCTCGGTCCAAGCCACGTTTAACTGCGACTATGGCAAGAATATCCACGTGGGCGAGGACTTTTTGAGTAACTATAATCTGACCATCTTGGATATCGCACCGGTCACCTTTGGCCATAACGTCATGGTGGGCCCCAACGTTGACATCTACACGGTCAACCACCCCCTGACGCCAACGGGGCGACGGGGATACCTGGCCAAGGCGCAACCGGTGACCATCGGTAGCGACGTCTGGATTGGCGGCAAGGTGACCATCAATCCCGGCGTGACCATCGGAAATAACGTGGTGATCGCCTCGGGGGCCGTGGTGACTCACGATGTGCCGGATAACGTACTGGTGGGTGGCGTCCCGGCGCAGGTAATTCGTCCGCTAGCCGAAAAATAG
- the ppx gene encoding exopolyphosphatase → MKNLVVIDLGSNSVRMTITEVDSHGNYQTVNQIKRYVRLSANMGPEKILQPEAIDRTLAALSDFKDVYSQLEKPDIHAVATAAVRQASNQKAFLKQVKEQVGLTLKVISGATEARYDYLGVINTLPMVNGLIVDTGGGSSELILVQNQQLKHVVSIPLGSVTLSQNYLEADVVQSASLFKAMTFVNNVFNDVWWLREATNLPIIGLGGANRTLAKINRRKKNFLNAEDVHGYKLTDEDVYETLTQLLGLDLEGRKKVPGLAKERADIIVGGLIPVTLLMRLLDSQQITFSNAGLRDGILFEYLNDLKA, encoded by the coding sequence ATGAAAAATCTCGTCGTCATCGACCTGGGATCCAACTCAGTGCGCATGACCATTACCGAAGTCGATAGCCACGGTAATTACCAGACGGTTAACCAGATCAAACGCTACGTGCGGCTTTCGGCCAACATGGGTCCGGAAAAGATTCTCCAGCCCGAGGCCATCGACCGAACCTTGGCCGCCCTCAGCGACTTCAAGGACGTCTACAGTCAACTAGAAAAGCCCGACATCCACGCCGTTGCCACGGCGGCCGTCCGCCAAGCCTCCAACCAGAAGGCCTTCCTGAAGCAGGTCAAAGAACAAGTCGGCCTGACCCTTAAGGTTATTTCCGGGGCCACGGAGGCCCGTTACGACTACCTGGGTGTGATTAATACCCTGCCGATGGTCAACGGTCTGATCGTCGACACCGGGGGTGGGTCGTCCGAACTGATCCTGGTGCAAAACCAACAGCTCAAGCACGTGGTTTCGATTCCGCTCGGGTCGGTGACCCTGTCCCAGAATTATCTGGAAGCCGACGTGGTTCAGTCCGCCTCGCTCTTCAAGGCCATGACCTTCGTCAACAACGTCTTTAACGACGTCTGGTGGTTACGCGAAGCGACCAACCTACCAATCATCGGCCTGGGTGGGGCTAACCGGACACTGGCCAAGATCAACCGGCGCAAGAAGAACTTCCTAAACGCCGAGGACGTCCACGGTTACAAGCTGACCGACGAAGACGTCTACGAGACCCTGACCCAACTTCTGGGCCTAGACCTGGAGGGCCGCAAGAAGGTGCCCGGGCTCGCCAAGGAACGGGCCGACATCATCGTGGGCGGTCTGATTCCGGTCACCCTGTTGATGCGGCTGCTGGATTCACAGCAGATCACCTTCTCCAACGCCGGCTTACGGGACGGTATCTTATTCGAATATCTGAACGATTTAAAGGCTTAA
- a CDS encoding RNA degradosome polyphosphate kinase, which produces MTTTFDKTKYYTNRELSWLDFNARVLDEARDKTNPLLERVRFLGITQSNVDEFFMVRVASLAKLAAVNYPKPDASGMTAEDQLLAVNAKAHDQVIKQYSTLTRMLLPLLANLNVHLKTPQDLTADQRRFIEHYFNNEISPALTPMAVDSSRPFPFIGNNTLNIALRLHKAGDKHDKRFATVQVPDIFPRTVRLPGGANDFILLEDVIKTFIGDLFLGYKVQEAANYRVIRDMDLDVAEEDTSDLLKEVQHQLKQREHGSAVRLEVESGISPALQKRLASSIKIPAYAIYSIAGPIDLTFLGKWTKQMTGLDNQRYPKFTAAQTPGMGADDDLFATIRDHDVFVQHPYDSFDAVTNLIKQAASDDEVLAIKMTLYRVSANSPIIKSLGTAAQNGKQVTVLVEVKARFDEENNVHWARQLEKMGCHVIYGLIGLKTHCKLALIVRREEDGIRRYMHMGTGNYNDVTAHFYTDMGLFTTNTDMGIDASNIFNMLSGYSEPPYFHQLHMSPDGIREFLVSRINEEINNARLGQPAWIKMKMNSLSDSAMIAKLYEASHAGVHIQLIVRGICCLNVGIPDVSDHIEVHSIVGRFLEHSRIYAFANGGDEQVYLSSADLMTRNLNRRVELLFPILHADLRHRIFDIFHTMWDDNVKTRVLQADREFTRVDRRGLEPLDAQTAFMQAAEAKTKQLPQDTDQPVGAPRQFRPMLSPKNQPKSPMDRSPQQ; this is translated from the coding sequence ATGACAACCACGTTCGATAAAACTAAATACTACACTAACCGGGAACTCAGCTGGTTAGACTTCAACGCCCGGGTGCTGGACGAAGCCCGCGATAAAACCAATCCCCTCCTGGAACGGGTGCGGTTCTTGGGGATCACCCAAAGTAACGTCGACGAGTTCTTCATGGTCCGGGTGGCCTCGCTCGCCAAATTAGCCGCGGTGAACTATCCCAAGCCTGACGCTTCGGGCATGACCGCCGAAGACCAACTACTCGCAGTCAACGCCAAGGCCCACGACCAGGTCATCAAGCAATATTCCACGCTCACGCGGATGCTTTTGCCGCTACTAGCCAACTTGAACGTCCATCTCAAGACGCCCCAGGACCTGACCGCCGACCAACGCCGCTTCATCGAGCACTACTTTAACAACGAAATCTCACCCGCACTGACGCCCATGGCCGTCGATAGCTCGCGACCATTTCCGTTTATCGGTAACAACACGCTAAACATCGCCCTGCGCTTGCACAAGGCCGGCGACAAGCACGATAAACGCTTTGCCACCGTCCAAGTGCCCGACATCTTCCCCCGGACCGTCCGGTTACCCGGCGGGGCCAACGATTTTATCTTATTGGAAGACGTCATCAAAACCTTCATCGGTGACCTATTCTTAGGTTACAAGGTCCAAGAGGCCGCCAATTACCGGGTCATTCGGGACATGGACTTGGACGTGGCCGAAGAAGACACCTCCGACCTCTTGAAGGAAGTCCAGCATCAACTCAAGCAACGTGAACACGGAAGCGCCGTGCGGCTAGAGGTCGAGTCCGGCATCTCCCCGGCCCTGCAAAAGCGCCTGGCCAGTTCCATCAAGATTCCGGCCTACGCCATTTACAGCATCGCTGGGCCCATCGATCTCACCTTCCTCGGAAAGTGGACCAAGCAGATGACCGGCCTGGATAACCAACGCTACCCCAAGTTCACCGCGGCGCAAACGCCGGGGATGGGGGCCGACGACGATCTCTTCGCCACGATCCGCGACCACGACGTTTTCGTCCAACACCCTTACGATTCATTCGACGCCGTCACCAACCTGATCAAGCAGGCCGCCAGCGACGACGAGGTTCTGGCCATCAAGATGACCCTCTACCGGGTTTCCGCCAACTCCCCGATCATCAAATCGTTAGGGACCGCGGCGCAAAACGGTAAGCAAGTCACCGTGCTGGTCGAAGTCAAGGCCCGGTTCGACGAGGAAAACAACGTTCACTGGGCTCGCCAGCTCGAAAAGATGGGGTGCCACGTGATTTACGGCCTGATTGGGCTGAAGACCCACTGTAAATTGGCCCTGATTGTCCGCCGAGAAGAAGACGGCATCCGGCGTTACATGCACATGGGAACCGGGAACTACAACGACGTGACCGCCCACTTCTACACCGACATGGGCTTATTCACCACCAACACGGACATGGGCATCGACGCCTCCAACATCTTCAACATGTTGTCGGGCTACTCCGAACCACCGTATTTCCACCAACTCCACATGTCGCCGGACGGCATCCGCGAATTTCTGGTCAGCCGGATTAACGAGGAAATCAACAACGCGCGACTGGGCCAACCCGCCTGGATCAAGATGAAGATGAACTCGCTGTCCGACTCGGCCATGATTGCCAAGCTCTACGAGGCCTCCCACGCCGGCGTGCACATTCAACTGATCGTCCGGGGCATCTGCTGCCTTAACGTGGGCATCCCCGACGTCAGCGACCACATCGAAGTCCACTCCATCGTGGGACGCTTTTTGGAACACAGCCGGATCTACGCGTTTGCGAACGGCGGCGACGAACAGGTCTACCTGTCCAGTGCCGACCTGATGACCCGGAACCTGAACCGCCGAGTCGAGCTGCTCTTCCCGATCCTGCACGCCGACCTGCGCCACCGCATCTTTGATATTTTCCACACCATGTGGGATGATAACGTTAAAACGCGGGTGCTGCAGGCTGACCGTGAGTTTACTCGGGTCGACCGCCGGGGGCTGGAACCCCTGGACGCCCAAACCGCGTTTATGCAAGCGGCTGAAGCTAAGACCAAGCAACTCCCCCAGGACACGGACCAACCCGTGGGCGCGCCCCGGCAGTTCCGGCCGATGCTGAGTCCGAAAAATCAGCCGAAATCCCCTATGGATCGGAGTCCTCAACAATGA
- a CDS encoding exopolyphosphatase, translating into MADNYFGAILVNVTSMELSIVNLKTVQQAEHVRSTVAIGENIYNHVDIDLQTVVDAAEALRGFLQIIKDYGVTHYKAWGSQALSSAANADFIRDQLYVRTGLRLHWLSLSEESFVRNEAIAIHFADYQKLTAKHAAIIGLNSGSTTFSFFDHHELKASPNMKLGPTRAKEVLQNLRTTAPNPVAVLDDYINSKVDDFYRFIPEELQQATNQVILIGATPLNGFFIPAGQNNCTLSLERFQQFAHEVTAASDQYLMEHLQISEESIGLVLPEVRLIQKLLAVVHAEQVHLVNLNVLDGLTTNRAIAEGYHRKQDFNKQILGAAYAVAHRYRVEPHHMALVEKFALHLFDQLKPLHHLKARDRLLLHIAAIVHDSGGFIDTHQHYLHSDYVLQQSEILGLSAEETQIIAAVSRYHSARTPGGELDRFRQLGSSKRLAIAKLAAILRLADALDDAHQQTVERISVSVRPTQVIITAFSDDDLELVRWAFTRKAEFFTDVFGLQPVFKQRRVHK; encoded by the coding sequence ATGGCTGATAATTATTTTGGCGCCATCCTGGTCAACGTGACTAGCATGGAACTATCAATTGTCAATCTTAAAACCGTTCAACAAGCCGAACACGTTCGATCGACCGTCGCCATTGGGGAAAATATTTACAACCATGTCGATATCGACTTGCAAACCGTCGTCGACGCCGCCGAGGCGCTACGCGGTTTTCTCCAAATTATCAAAGATTACGGAGTGACCCACTACAAAGCCTGGGGTTCCCAAGCATTGTCCAGTGCCGCTAACGCCGATTTCATTCGCGACCAATTGTACGTCCGCACGGGCTTACGGCTGCACTGGTTATCGTTAAGTGAAGAATCCTTCGTGCGTAACGAAGCGATTGCCATCCACTTCGCCGACTACCAGAAGCTGACCGCTAAGCACGCGGCCATCATTGGGTTGAACTCCGGGAGCACCACCTTCTCGTTTTTCGATCACCACGAGTTAAAGGCATCACCGAACATGAAGCTGGGGCCGACGCGAGCCAAGGAAGTCTTACAAAACCTCCGGACCACCGCGCCTAATCCCGTGGCCGTCCTGGACGACTACATCAATAGTAAGGTTGACGACTTCTACCGGTTCATCCCGGAAGAGCTGCAGCAGGCCACTAATCAGGTCATTCTGATCGGTGCCACGCCGTTAAACGGCTTCTTCATTCCGGCCGGCCAGAACAACTGCACCCTGTCTCTCGAACGCTTCCAGCAATTCGCCCACGAGGTCACCGCGGCCTCGGACCAGTACCTCATGGAGCACCTCCAGATCAGTGAGGAATCCATTGGGCTGGTCTTGCCCGAAGTCCGTTTGATTCAAAAGCTACTCGCTGTGGTCCACGCCGAACAGGTCCACCTAGTCAACCTCAACGTCTTAGACGGGTTAACCACCAACCGGGCCATCGCCGAGGGGTACCACCGCAAGCAAGACTTTAACAAGCAGATCCTCGGGGCAGCTTACGCGGTGGCCCACCGGTATCGCGTCGAACCCCACCACATGGCGTTGGTCGAAAAATTTGCGTTACACCTGTTCGATCAACTGAAACCGCTCCACCACTTGAAGGCCCGTGACCGCCTGTTACTACACATTGCGGCCATCGTCCACGATAGCGGTGGCTTCATCGACACCCACCAGCACTACCTCCACTCGGACTACGTGCTTCAACAGTCCGAAATCCTGGGCCTATCCGCCGAAGAAACCCAGATTATCGCCGCCGTTTCACGTTACCACAGCGCGCGGACGCCCGGTGGTGAGTTGGATCGTTTCCGGCAACTGGGGTCGTCTAAGCGCCTGGCGATTGCGAAACTAGCCGCAATTCTCCGGCTGGCCGACGCCCTCGACGACGCCCACCAGCAGACCGTGGAGCGCATTTCCGTTTCCGTACGGCCAACTCAGGTCATCATCACGGCCTTTAGCGACGACGACTTAGAGTTAGTCCGCTGGGCCTTCACGCGTAAGGCCGAATTCTTCACGGACGTCTTCGGGTTACAACCCGTGTTTAAACAGAGGAGGGTGCACAAATGA
- a CDS encoding LicD family protein, whose amino-acid sequence MSDLIDRIHRVELGNLAQFTQLCTELNLPYLLLGGSLLGAIRHQGFIPWDDDVDVGLLRADYDRFLAAAPKRLADSHYFLQTPTSDPNYALSYAKLLDRNTYIEGKNNVNNARKGVFIDIFPLDRIPEEPAQQREQLAKFQWYNTRILLQLRYHLVSNSLMKLQSPLGADQLADVQALKAARDTVMTQYQARTDLPHVKNLASQYAYDKEVFTVDQVSQLTTVPFENLTVQVPADYATILTTMYGDYHALPPKTQRTEKHLDRLIMDNQVFTD is encoded by the coding sequence ATGTCAGATTTAATTGATCGCATTCACCGCGTTGAACTGGGCAACCTCGCCCAATTCACGCAGTTGTGTACGGAACTCAACCTTCCCTACCTGTTACTGGGAGGATCGTTATTAGGCGCCATTCGCCACCAGGGATTCATCCCCTGGGACGATGACGTGGACGTGGGGTTATTGCGGGCCGACTACGACCGATTTCTGGCCGCCGCTCCCAAGCGACTGGCCGATTCCCACTATTTCCTGCAAACTCCCACTAGTGATCCGAACTACGCGTTAAGTTACGCCAAGTTACTCGATCGCAATACTTATATTGAAGGGAAAAATAACGTGAATAACGCCCGTAAAGGCGTGTTCATCGATATTTTCCCGCTCGACCGGATTCCGGAAGAACCCGCCCAGCAACGCGAGCAGTTGGCGAAGTTCCAGTGGTACAATACCCGGATCTTGCTCCAACTGCGGTATCATTTAGTTAGTAATTCGCTGATGAAACTTCAGAGTCCCCTGGGGGCCGACCAACTGGCCGACGTCCAGGCGCTCAAGGCGGCGCGCGACACGGTCATGACGCAGTATCAAGCCAGAACCGACCTGCCGCACGTAAAAAACCTAGCTTCCCAGTACGCCTATGATAAAGAGGTTTTCACCGTGGACCAGGTCAGCCAACTCACGACCGTGCCCTTTGAAAACCTGACCGTTCAGGTTCCCGCAGACTACGCCACCATCTTAACCACGATGTACGGCGACTACCACGCCTTACCACCGAAGACCCAGCGGACCGAAAAGCACCTCGATCGCCTAATTATGGATAATCAGGTCTTCACGGACTAG
- a CDS encoding MarR family transcriptional regulator, with protein sequence MAEQEQPLLDAFIDVYMSSLKYLDEFISEPAKAFHLSFEQYLILREITRHQNVTLMDIASQRQVTRSAISRQIRVLLRQGYLRQQPDENDRRRLYLLATPAGEQAERLIRQRIDQRFQGWLDMYGEDRAQEILSFIRDFSQVTRLKNRDH encoded by the coding sequence ATGGCTGAACAAGAACAACCCTTATTGGACGCCTTCATCGACGTATACATGAGTTCGTTAAAGTATCTGGATGAGTTTATTTCGGAGCCAGCCAAGGCGTTTCATTTGTCGTTTGAACAGTATCTGATTTTGCGTGAAATCACCCGGCACCAAAACGTGACGTTAATGGACATTGCCAGTCAACGGCAGGTGACCCGCAGTGCCATTTCGCGCCAGATTCGGGTCTTGTTGCGGCAGGGTTATCTCCGACAACAACCCGACGAAAACGATCGGCGCCGGTTGTATCTGCTGGCCACCCCGGCCGGCGAACAAGCCGAACGGTTAATTCGGCAACGGATCGACCAACGGTTTCAGGGCTGGTTAGACATGTACGGTGAAGACCGGGCTCAGGAGATCCTGAGCTTTATTCGGGATTTCAGCCAGGTGACCCGCCTGAAAAATCGAGATCATTAA
- a CDS encoding OsmC family protein: MSIDREKFPPLYRTVAINQDGLNSHSYVPGGLDVVTSSPMTAAPGVNPEQFLGLALSTCLNATLEAIEKLRHLPHTSQVQTIVEYARDTRGFQFYVTAQIRIPGVDRPTAEAMADLAERRCPVAKLLGGSPNVTVELVDQFSEVAPVTVKSK; encoded by the coding sequence ATGTCCATTGACCGTGAGAAATTCCCACCTTTATACCGGACCGTCGCCATTAACCAGGACGGCTTGAATAGTCATTCCTACGTTCCCGGGGGGCTGGACGTTGTGACCAGCTCTCCCATGACCGCTGCCCCCGGTGTCAATCCCGAACAGTTCTTAGGTTTAGCGTTGAGCACCTGTCTGAACGCCACTCTGGAAGCCATCGAGAAACTCCGCCACCTGCCGCACACCTCGCAGGTGCAAACCATCGTGGAGTACGCCCGCGATACCCGCGGCTTTCAATTCTATGTCACCGCTCAGATCCGGATTCCCGGGGTGGACCGGCCAACCGCGGAGGCGATGGCCGACCTGGCCGAGCGCCGCTGTCCCGTTGCCAAGCTGCTGGGAGGCAGTCCCAACGTGACCGTGGAACTCGTCGATCAATTCAGCGAGGTCGCCCCGGTCACCGTCAAGTCGAAATAA
- a CDS encoding DUF1304 domain-containing protein, translating into MTILITSLIILVAVEHLGIMALEIWGSPTQQSQAFGMPLSFVTQKPAQTALANQGIYNGMLGAVILASQWLLTGTAQHLTTALLLLYIVVVALFGSLTVKRTIFWLQGFPALVTLLLVLGWWL; encoded by the coding sequence ATGACAATTTTAATTACCAGTCTCATCATTTTAGTCGCTGTTGAACATTTGGGCATCATGGCCCTGGAAATTTGGGGGTCGCCCACCCAGCAATCCCAAGCCTTTGGGATGCCGTTAAGCTTCGTGACCCAAAAGCCCGCCCAAACGGCCCTGGCCAATCAGGGAATTTATAACGGCATGTTGGGCGCGGTGATCTTAGCCAGCCAATGGTTGCTCACGGGAACCGCACAGCACCTAACCACGGCGCTATTATTGCTCTACATCGTGGTCGTCGCCCTCTTCGGTAGTCTCACTGTCAAGCGCACCATCTTCTGGTTGCAAGGGTTTCCAGCATTGGTCACCCTATTGTTAGTCTTGGGGTGGTGGCTTTAA
- a CDS encoding alcohol dehydrogenase, with protein sequence MRLLDLSGQQFGRLTVIRRDGTAKNGNATWLCKCSCGQLVTVDSYRLRHGITVSCGCYRRDISKARLTQDPRTRKQIGNATNLPLVNGSNVAALTKLSSRNISGVIGVSFDKRSGKWAARLFYHGHYVLNQTFSDFYDAVAARKAAEQKLAQHNDIDLKVPAEG encoded by the coding sequence ATGAGACTCCTAGACTTGAGTGGACAACAATTCGGCAGACTAACGGTTATTCGCCGGGACGGCACTGCCAAGAACGGTAATGCAACGTGGTTATGTAAGTGTAGCTGCGGGCAACTGGTGACGGTCGATAGTTACCGGTTACGCCACGGGATTACGGTCAGCTGCGGCTGCTATCGGCGAGATATCAGCAAGGCCCGGCTAACCCAGGATCCCCGGACCCGCAAGCAAATTGGTAACGCGACGAACCTACCCCTGGTTAACGGGTCTAACGTCGCCGCGTTGACCAAGCTGAGCTCGCGGAACATTTCCGGCGTGATCGGCGTGAGTTTTGATAAGCGGTCCGGTAAGTGGGCGGCACGCCTATTTTACCACGGTCACTACGTGTTAAACCAAACCTTTAGCGATTTTTACGACGCCGTTGCGGCCCGTAAAGCCGCCGAACAGAAATTAGCCCAACATAATGACATCGATTTAAAGGTGCCGGCGGAGGGCTAA
- a CDS encoding GntR family transcriptional regulator, with amino-acid sequence MQFDDKVPIYYQIKNYLYHRMVAGELGLGDKLPAVRQLAVDLTVNVNTVQRALREMTDEGYITPQRGRGNFVTQDAAKIATLKQRLITTYIQDLYGQLHALKLTDAEIIAEIKAYIQQRGDADD; translated from the coding sequence ATGCAATTTGATGATAAGGTACCGATTTATTATCAGATCAAGAATTACCTGTATCATCGCATGGTGGCCGGCGAATTAGGGTTAGGTGACAAATTACCGGCCGTCCGGCAGTTGGCGGTGGACTTAACGGTCAACGTCAACACGGTGCAGCGGGCCTTACGGGAAATGACCGACGAGGGTTACATTACCCCCCAACGGGGCCGCGGCAACTTTGTGACCCAGGACGCGGCCAAGATTGCCACGCTAAAACAACGACTAATAACGACGTACATTCAGGACCTGTACGGCCAGCTCCACGCCTTAAAGCTGACCGATGCGGAAATTATTGCCGAGATTAAGGCCTACATTCAACAGCGGGGGGACGCAGATGACTAA